Proteins encoded within one genomic window of Trichoderma asperellum chromosome 2, complete sequence:
- a CDS encoding uncharacterized protein (EggNog:ENOG41), which translates to MESILPMGGFQLPFQRRLSRLYNDTKKSSDFVKEPAQHEDDPEIKALYRKLRIQKDRFVSWGLEWSDPNQSAEIDESLSKAGLSEVVGSIMSTIKDILAEAEPLWLSYKRVVEGVRPSPDRKAPLVQWDKGRFEDLIRDLTASIDTLCDLSRMRSSDTLNSPVTKSKSKISASEGDFRPFESTRMQTPQQIDPKSLTHLQPLQDGLSTISASRRHVVYMSKTAYSELTTQGATRQPWAPLLLEYAEFDPIYSTTGIMPPMARFEKLSAGLQRDPQRAPGSWTGLPRLLGYFEDLENSRLGLVYLFPPSFNTLASNRVSQNPQYSLPTLSDLLARGDSEPPLEAKFRFAYNLANTVFDMHARGVTHGNLSDANILFSKGAAPVNSDGKGHVDIRRPVLSSFDVFTEESSITNSIWQHPLDPRAAQTSPLPKSTDERILEVYSLAMVLLSIGLWTKLDNLAPSAAPTTVPETALDTLAIRCGTLYMKAVQACWKVVDNELSGEAKGESLLSGVQMRVTRFLEACCILDGVSGFEERLGHEPSPMEAAPLPTVGPSKDSKDKKAIPGPALPTKKPPPPPVPTYTQNKSIEAHEPEIKESKPETKVRLYPHVPLPPDVVDKWNSILMPQINIALKSFYRKHPESVEISLESVGPSPHQTRPTVLVVCTSVGKVRAILKKKLGELFDDSTGFGLKVCRGSVIRSRRQGSIMRSMARGSRSSGNPSGHDGDDDPVEAVNPEYQERPNNGASIGAWIGDRHLPPVSFGGLVIVDEKTYGMTVHHMLDDPERDFGFLDTTRSSAIPGREWQPESTFGSFDSDDYSYELSDTESEPYSETDITSNYDEEEDEEDEEYSEPGDIPGIEPGCGDGYIVTQPALDDVEEGFYPYAETEDEDHLDTFSLGEVYASSGIRRKEANGLIHEVDWALFEFADGRLPDDNSIPKISDDGNQRSRTLGKNTQSNQPVLRPTTVAPWSSLPGLEVQCVARTSGSQTGQILPALTSVKIYGRQSPSHTYQIASTLSPAAGQGARPSYPLGIPGDSGAWIVDRQHGQLCGHVLAWSQRKRVAYICPMDVLLLDIAQTLEASEVRLPGGEPVVMLNVSEKHGSLQREEDDREHVFDEEDEEDEEYDMPPALVGQPSSPKRIASPAASSSPIRLEVPPELQSITRKMDSIKIGNRRIDVNV; encoded by the exons ATGGAGTCTATCTTGCCGATGGGTGGCTTTCAGCTGCCCTTCCAGCGCCGCCTGAGTCGTCTTTACAATGACACAAAGAAATCCAGCGATTTCGTCAAGGAGCCTGCTCAACATGAAGACGACCCCGAGATCAAGGCGCTATATCGCAAATTGCGCATCCAAAAGGATCGCTTTGTCAGCTGGGGGCTGGAATGGTCTGATCCTAATCAGTCTGCCGAAATCGACGAGTCCCTTTCCAAGGCTGGCCTGAGCGAGGTCGTTGGCAGCATCATGTCCACCATTAAAGATATTCTCGCCGAAGCTGAGCCTCTATGGTTGAGTTATAAGCGAGTTGTTGAGGGGGTTCGACCATCACCTGATCGTAAAGCACCGCTTGTCCAATGGGATAAGGGACGATTTGAGGATCTAATTCGTGATCTCACTGCCTCCATCGATACCCTCTGCGACTTATCTCGTATGCGCTCATCTGATACTTTAAACTCGCCGGTAACAAAGTCGAAGTCCAAGATTTCTGCTTCGGAAGGCGATTTTCGACCATTCGAATCAACACGGATGCAGACTCCTCAGCAGATTGACCCCAAGAGTTTGACCCATTTGCAACCTCTACAAGATGGGTTGAGCACCATATCAGCGTCTCGTCGACATGTTGTTTATATGAGCAAGACAGCTTACTCTGAACTCACAACGCAGGGTGCTACTAGACAACCCTGggcccctcttctccttgaatATGCAGAGTTTGATCCGATCTATTCAACTACGGGCATTATGCCTCCGATGGCCCGCTTCGAAAAGCTCTCTGCTGGCCTTCAGCGGGATCCCCAGAGAGCCCCTGGCTCTTGGACTGGCCTGCCTCGCCTGCTCGGCTACTTTGAAGACCTTGAGAATTCTCGACTGGGTTTGGTTTATCTCTTCCCGCCCTCCTTCAACACATTGGCTTCCAACCGTGTGAGCCAAAACCCTCAGTACAGTCTACCTACTCTGAGCGACCTCCTCGCTCGTGGCGACTCAGAACCTCCGCTGGAGGCAAAATTCCGCTTTGCGTATAACCTTGCAAATACGGTGTTTGATATGCATGCGAGAGGGGTCACCCACGGTAATCTCTCGGACGCCAATATCTTGTTTAGCAAAGGCGCAGCGCCGGTGAACAGCGACGGCAAAGGACATGTTGATATTCGCCGACCTGTACTATCTTCTTTCGACGTCTTCACTGAAGAATCTTCAATTACAAATTCAATATGGCAGCACCCCCTTGATCCTCGAGCTGCGCAGACATCGCCTCTCCCAAAGTCTACTGATGAGAGAATCTTGGAAGTATATTCTCTAGCAATGGTCCTTCTGTCTATTGGATTATGGACCAAGTTGGATAACCTTGCACCAAGCGCAGCGCCCACAACTGTTCCAGAAACTGCTTTGGATACACTGGCCATTAGATGTGGTACACTGTATATGAAAGCTGTCCAAGCCTGCTGGAAAGTTGTCGACAATGAGCTTTCTGGTGAGGCTAAGGGCGAATCTCTGCTCTCTGGTGTGCAGATGCGTGTTACGCGATTCTTAGAGGCCTGTTGCATTCTAGACGGTGTCAGTGGATTCGAGGAAAGGCTGGGTCATGAGCCATCCCCTATGGAAGCTGCTCCATTACCCACAGTAGGGCCCTCGAAAGACtccaaagataaaaaagcaataccAGGCCCTGCTCTCCCAACTAAGAaacctcctccgccgccagTGCCAACATACACCCAAAATAAAAGCATTGAGGCCCATG aGCCCGAAATAAAGGAAAGCAAACCGGAAACGAAGGTCAGACTATATCCTCATGTACCACTACCTCCAGATGTTGTGGACAAATGGAATTCTATTCTCATGCCTCAGATCAACATCGCCCTAAAATCCTTCTATCGCAAGCACCCCGAGTCCGTTGAGATATCTCTCGAATCCGTAGGGCCCAGCCCTCACCAGACCAGGCCTACTGTGTTAGTGGTCTGCACATCTGTTGGCAAAGTCCGTGCCatcctgaagaagaagctgggtGAGCTGTTTGACGATTCCACAGGCTTTGGTCTCAAAGTATGCCGTGGTAGTGTCATCAGATCACGACGACAAGGATCAATCATGAGATCTATGGCGCGAGGAAGTAGATCTAGTGGAAATCCATCTGgtcatgatggcgatgacgaccCTGTTGAGGCCGTCAATCCCGAATACCAGGAGAGGCCCAATAATGGCGCAAGCATTGGAGCTTGGATAGGAGACCGACACTTGCCTCCGGTGAGCTTTGGTGGTCTTGTCATTGTTGATGAAAAGACGTATGGCATGACTGTGCACCACATGCTCGACGATCCAGAACGCGATTTTGGATTTCTCGATACCACGCGTAGTAGCGCTATTCCAGGGCGCGAGTGGCAGCCTGAGTCGACATTTGGTAGCTTCGATAGCGATGATTACTCTTACGAACTGTCCGACACAGAATCAGAGCCCTATTCTGAAACAGACATTACTAGCAActacgatgaagaagaagatgaggaagacgaagagtaTAGTGAACCTGGTGATATCCCAGGCATAGAGCCGGGGTGTGGTGATGGCTATATCGTCACTCAGCCTGCACTAGATGACGTGGAAGAAGGCTTTTATCCTTATGCTGAGaccgaagatgaagaccATCTTGATACTTTTAGCCTTGGTGAAGTGTATGCTTCCAGCGGTATTCGCCGCAAGGAAGCTAATGGACTGATTCATGAAGTTGACTGGGCCCTTTTCGAATTCGCTGATGGACGTTTGCCTGATGACAATTCTATCCCCAAAATATCGGATGATGGAAACCAAAGATCCCGCACACTTGGAAAGAATACCCAGAGCAATCAGCCGGTGCTTCGACCAACCACGGTGGCGCCATGGTCATCTCTTCCTGGCCTTGAGGTGCAATGCGTTGCACGAACTAGCGGCTCACAGACTGGTCAAATCTTACCAGCCTTGACAAGCGTCAAGATTTACGGACGTCAGTCCCCGAGCCATACATACCAAATCGCCAGCACTTTATCTCCAGCCGCAGGACAAGGCGCGAGGCCATCCTATCCTCTAGGAATACCAGGAGACAGCGGTGCCTGGATTGTCGATCGGCAGCACGGACAGCTCTGTGGGCATGTATTGGCCTGGAGTCAGCGCAAGCGTGTGGCTTACATTTGCCCTATGGATGTCTTGCTCCTCGATATTGCACAAACTCTTGAAGCATCGGAGGTGCGACTGCCAGGCGGCGAGCCTGTTGTAATGCTCAACGTCTCCGAAAAACATGGTAGTCTGCAgcgagaggaagatgaccGAGAGCATGTgtttgacgaagaggatgaagaagatgaagagtaTGATATGCCTCCGGCCCTTGTCGGCCAGCCATCGAGCCCAAAGAGAATTGCATCGCCGGCTGCCTCATCAAGTCCGATTAGACTAGAAGTTCCGCCTGAGCTGCAAAGTATCACAAGGAAGATGGACAGTATAAAGATTGGCAATCGGAGGATTGACGTAAACGTGTAA